In one Fusarium keratoplasticum isolate Fu6.1 chromosome 5, whole genome shotgun sequence genomic region, the following are encoded:
- a CDS encoding Casein kinase I 1, whose amino-acid sequence MASSSSNVVGVHYRVGKKIGEGSFGVIFEGTNLLNNQQVAIKFEPRKSDAPQLRDEYRTYKILVGCPGIPNVYYFGQEGLHNILVIDLLGPSLEDLFDHCGRRFSIKTVVMVAKQMLSRVQTIHEKNLIYRDIKPDNFLIGRPGTKASSVIHVVDFGMAKQYRDPKTKQHIPYRERKSLSGTARYMSINTHLGREQSRRDDLEALGHVFLYFLRGGLPWQGLKAATNKQKYEKIGEKKQTTAIKDLAEGFPEEFNKYLTYVRNLGFEDTPDYDYLRELFTQALKTTGEVEDGEYDWMKISKDSGKGWDSKNHNAAYLHNPNVRPGPSQMELHSGHRPGNTNSHQQAQNLTVSRLNAAQPPPPSPIKQMGKQRDRPSAPGALSAQRGSGVGGLRDMATPTGSTQAQFQNSAQNLPQPRTSQQGPATQLAQPSDQPANPQPSGFQKLMKTLCCG is encoded by the exons ATggcttcgtcgtcttccAACGTGGTTGGAGTTCACTATAGGGTGGGAAAGAAGATCGGAGAGGGTTCGTTTGGTGTTATTTTTGAGGGCACCAATCTGctcaacaaccaacaagTTGCTATCAAATTC GAACCTCGCAAGAGTGATGCTCCTCAGCTGCGAGATGAGTACCGAACGTACAAGATCCTTGTTGGATGCC CTGGTATTCCTAATGTGTACTACTTCGGTCAGGAAGGACTTCACAACATCCTCGTGATCGACCTGCTTGGTCCATCTCTTGAGGACCTTTTCGACCATTGTGGTAGGAGGTTTTCCATCAAGACCGTCGTCATGGTGGCCAAGCAGATGTTGTCCAGGGTCCAGACAATTCACGAGAAGAACCTCATCTATCGTGATATCAAGCCCGACAACTTCCTCATTGGCCGCCCCGGCACCAAGGCCTCTAGCGTTATCCATGTGGTCGACTTCGGCATGGCCAAGCAGTACCGTGACCCGAAGACGAAGCAACACATCCCTTATCGCGAGCGAAAGTCGCTTTCCGGAACTGCTCGATACATGAGTATCAACACTCATCTTGGTCGTGAGCagtctcgacgagacgacctcgaggccctcgGCCACGTCTTCCTGTACTTCCTCCGTGGAGGACTCCCCTGGCAGGGCCTGAAAGCTGCCACCAACAAGCAAAAGTACGAGAAGATCggtgagaagaagcagacgACGGCGATTAAGGACTTGGCCGAGGGCTTCCCCGAGGAGTTCAACAAGTATCTTACCTATGTCCGTAACTTGGGCTTCGAGGATACTCCCGACTACGACTATCTCCGAGAGCTTTTCACCCAGGCCCTGAAGACGAccggcgaggttgaggatggcgagtACGACTGGATGAAGATCTCCAAGGATTCGGGAAAGGGATGGGACTCGAAGAACCACAACGCCGCGTATCTGCACAACCCCAATGTGCGGCCTGGCCCCTCGCAGATGGAGCTGCACAGCGGCCACCGTCCCGGGAATACGAACTCTCACCAACAAGCGCAAAACCTTACTGTCAGCCGTTTAAACGCCGCGCaaccccctcctccgtctccgaTCAAGCAGATGGGCAAGCAGAGAGATCGGCCAAGCGCCCCCGGCGCCTTGTCGGCGCAGAGGGGGAGCGGGGTTGGGGGTCTTCGGGACATGGCCACGCCAACTGGCTCAACCCAGGCACAGTTCCAGAACAGCGCCCAGAACCTGCCCCAGCCGAGGACCTCCCAGCAGGGACCGGCGACGCAGCTCGCCCAGCCTAGCGACCAGCCTGCCAACCCTCAGCCCAGtggcttccagaagctgaTGAAGACGCTCTGCTGCGGTTAA
- a CDS encoding SWR1-complex protein 4, giving the protein MTSSDVRDVLNLPDGSSGPRPAKKQKFSAPRPNLKGLAREVHNLGGDNPIAIVPEVTHFKKRRFASRKPAARWEMRPFKNSARGSSDLTLRHWRRKDDKPEGDSQDGQDAEGDRTDQTKEMEDSAFAKYNVQVSVPQYSDGQYQQSLQHGDWTKEETDYLLELARDFDLRWPLIWDRYEWNPPATNGEANADGDESKAIVPATRSRTLEDLKARYYEVASKMMAAQKPVQYMTQPEFALHELMAHFNPQQERLRKEFALNALTRSREEAREEESLLLEIKRILARSERFNDERRELYHRLDYPRADTDINAFKSSAGLQNLLQNLMSADKSKKRKSLMPGDGASPAPPQTAAAAAAAAAAAATQESGRRESTAASTGHRESIGPTPTPTAPNNKKGQQQQQERRKLTSQEEVLYGVTHHDRLGSGPTFRTERINKLFSHKSNQQQMRITNVLNELDVPSKLAMPTAATTHQYEMLLGAVNSLLDARKVSDKIDAEIKVEQAKKAEREKAMAPPEPEPESEKEKAEEKKDEDDAGKAAAAKSDAADKPNGEDVTSETPAGNEKKDSAEAAAPTAKGPEASTKDANEVDKDDRPGSSGAPQKRSASVLSGTSDKSAKRQKK; this is encoded by the coding sequence ATGACTTCCTCCGACGTCCGCGATGTCCTCAACCTGCCCGACGGGTCTTCTGGTCCCCGaccggccaagaagcaaaagttCTCGGCCCCGAGGCCGAACCTCAAGGGCCTCGCGCGCGAGGTTCACAACCTGGGCGGCGACAaccccatcgccatcgtcccCGAGGTCACACACTTCAAGAAGCGGCGCTTCGCGAGCCGCAAGCCCGCCGCGCGATGGGAGATGCGGCCATTTAAGAACTCGGCGCGCGGATCCTCAGACCTGACACTGCGACactggaggaggaaggacGACAAGCCAGAGGGCGATTCTCAAGATGGACAGGACGCCGAGGGGGACAGGACGGATCAAaccaaggagatggaggattcCGCATTCGCAAAGTACAATGTGCAGGTATCGGTGCCCCAATACAGCGACGGCCAATACCAGCAGTCACTGCAACATGGAGATtggaccaaggaggagacggaCTATCTGCTCGAGCTGGCACGCGACTTTGACCTTCGATGGCCATTGATATGGGATCGATACGAGTGGAATCCTCCCGCAACCAATGGCGAAGCCAACGCTGACGGCGACGAGAGCAAGGCCATCGTGCCGGCCACGCGCTCACGTACTCTGGAAGACCTCAAGGCCCGGTACTACGAGGTTGcctccaagatgatggcggcgcAGAAGCCCGTCCAGTACATGACACAACCTGAGTTTGCACTCCACGAGCTTATGGCACACTTCAACCCACAACAGGAGAGACTACGGAAGGAGTTCGCTCTCAACGCCCTGACACGATCTCGCGAGGAAGCCCGAGAGGAGGAATCGCTCTTGTTGGAGATCAAACGCATATTGGCACGTAGTGAGCGTTTCAACGACGAACGCCGCGAGTTGTACCACCGCCTCGATTATCCCCGTGCCGACACCGACATCAACGCCTTCAAGTCATCCGCTGGCTTGCAGAATCTACTACAGAATCTCATGAGCGCCGACAAGTCGAAGAAACGAAAGTCACTGATGCCCGGCGACGGTGCCAGCCCTGCGCCCCCACAaactgcagcagcagcagccgcggcCGCAGCGGCCGCCGCTACCCAGGAGTCTGGTAGACGGGAGAGCACGGCGGCCTCTACTGGCCATCGCGAGTCTATTGGACCTACACCTACGCCCACTGCTCCCAATAACAAGAAGggccagcaacaacaacaagaacgcCGCAAACTTacaagccaagaagaggTACTGTATGGTGTCACGCACCATGATCGACTTGGCTCTGGACCGACGTTCCGGACAGAGAGGATCAACAAGTTGTTCTCTCACAAGTCGAACCAGCAACAGATGCGCATCACCAATGTGCTCAACGAACTGGACGTGCCTAGCAAGCTCGCCATGCCCacagcagcgacgacgcATCAGTACGAGATGCTTCTTGGAGCTGTCAACAGTCTGCTCGATGCTCGTAAGGTATCGGATAAGATCGacgccgagatcaaggttgAGCAGGCAAAGAAGGCAGAGCGGGAAAAGGCCATGGCACCCCCCGAACCGGAACCGGAATCagaaaaggagaaggccgaagagaagaaggacgaggatgatgccggAAAGGCAGCTGCAGCGAAAAGTGACGCTGCAGATAAACCCAACGGCGAAGACGTCACATCTGAAACACCCGCCGGCAACGAAAAGAAGGACTCTGCAGAAGCAGCTGCCCCCACGGCTAAAGGCCCGGAGGCCTCGACCAAGGATGCAAATGAGGTCGACAAGGATGACCGTCCAGGTAGCAGCGGTGCCCCGCAGAAACGCAGTGCGAGTGTCTTGAGCGGTACAAGTGACAAGAGCGCCAAACGACAGAAGAAGTAG